A section of the Papio anubis isolate 15944 chromosome 16, Panubis1.0, whole genome shotgun sequence genome encodes:
- the BHLHE23 gene encoding class E basic helix-loop-helix protein 23, with protein MSIRPPGEPPSPGGAAMAELKSLSGDAYLALSHGYAAAAAGLAYGAARGPEAARGYGAPGPGGDLPAAPAPGAPAPAAESSGEQSGDEDDAFEQRRRRRGPGGAGDGRRRPREQRSLRLSINARERRRMHDLNDALDGLRAVIPYAHSPSVRKLSKIATLLLAKNYILMQAQALDEMRRLVAFLNQGQGLAAPVAAAPLTPFGQATVCPFSAGAALGPCPDKCAAFSGTPSALCKHCHEKP; from the coding sequence ATGAGCATCCGCCCACCCGGCGAGCCCCCGAGCCCAGGCGGCGCGGCCATGGCCGAGCTCAAGTCGCTGTCGGGGGACGCGTACCTGGCACTGAGCCACGGCTACGCGGCGGCGGCTGCGGGTCTCGCCTACGGGGCGGCGCGAGGTCCCGAAGCGGCCCGCGGCTACGGCGCTCCGGGCCCGGGCGGCGATCTACCAGCGGCGCCCGCACCTGGCGCCCCAGCTCCGGCGGCGGAGAGCAGCGGCGAACAGAGCGGCGACGAGGACGACGCCTTtgagcagcggcggcggcggcgcgggccGGGGGGCGCTGGGGACGGGCGGCGGCGGCCGCGAGAGCAGCGGTCCCTGCGGCTCAGCATCAACGCGCGCGAGCGGCGGCGCATGCACGACCTAAACGACGCGCTGGACGGGCTGCGGGCAGTCATCCCCTATGCGCACAGCCCGTCGGTGCGCAAGCTCTCCAAGATCGCCACGCTGCTGCTCGCCAAGAACTACATCCTCATGCAGGCGCAGGCTCTGGACGAGATGCGGCGCCTGGTGGCCTTCCTCAACCAGGGCCAGGGCCTGGCTGCGCCCGTGGCCGCCGCGCCCTTGACGCCCTTCGGCCAGGCCACCGTGTGTCCCTTCTCGGCGGGCGCTGCGCTGGGCCCCTGCCCTGACAAGTGCGCCGCCTTCTCCGGGACGCCCTCCGCCCTTTGCAAACACTGTCACGAGAAGCCGTGA